A stretch of DNA from Candidatus Polarisedimenticolia bacterium:
CGAAGCGCAGATGGCGGGTCCAGAGGAAGAAGGCGTAGTCCGCGGCCCCCATCGGCATGCCCGGGTGGCCGGACTTCGCCTGCTCGACGGCGTCGATGGCCAGGGTCTTGATCGTGTTGATCGCCAGGCGCGCGATGTCCTCGCGTGCGTGCGCGGACGGCATGGTGACGGGCTCCGGGATCTTCCGGCTAGGCCGGACTCGCTCCAAGGGCCTTCTCGAGGTCGGCGGTGAACGAGCGGACGATCTCCTCGTGCTGCGGCTTGGCCGGTTTCTTGCGCATCACGACGTCCTTCATGTCGCGCGCGTAGGACGAGCGGGCGATCATCCGGCCGCCCTCGATGAGGCCGAACGTCGAGGTGATCGTCCTGCCGATCTGGAAGATCTCCGAGGTCGAGAAGCGCATCCGCTTGATGATCTCGTCGGTCAGGATCTCGTACTCGGCCCCGAGGATCTGGTTGCCCGGCATGGCGAAGTTCTCGAACACCGGGATGCACTCCTCGATCGTCTTCTTGCGATCGGTCTCGAGGTGCATCTTCAGGACGTTTTCATACCAGTGGAAGTGCCGCCACTCGTCCGCGATGATCTTGACCAGGATCTCGTTCAGGAGCGGCTCCTGGACGGTGCGCCGGAACATCTGGTAGAAGAAGGCGGTCAGGAGCTCCTGGCAGTAGGTGAAGCAGTTGGCCTGCAGCGGCGACTGGATGTACGGAACGGTGAACTTCCGCGAGCGCGGCCGCTGCAGGGCGACGCGCAGGTCCTCCCGGTCCAGCCCGACCGTCTCCAGGTACTTGACGAGCTTCTCGGCGTGGTTCGACTCCTCCCTCTCCCAGAGCTGGAAGAAGGTCGCCATCGTGTCGTTGGTGCAGAAGTTCTCGAGGAGGAGCGACGTGTACACGTCGGCGTACGACTCGACGAAGGTCACCAGCTTGACGACCAGGAGATTGTCGAGCGTCAGCTTGCTGCGGTCGAACTGGGACCAGTCGATCTGCACGGGGCCCTGGTCGTCCCAGCGGATCTTCCGGGCGCCCAGCTCGAACTTGTTGAAGCGGTCAGCCAGGAGGACGTCGTCGAGCGGGATGGTCGGCCGCGCCGGGACGTAGGGCCGCGCCGCGGCGTGACCGCCGGACGCGTTCGAAGTCGCTTGCGTGGTCATGGTTTCACCTTTCGTGGAAATGAAAGAGGCACTACCTCCGACCCGAGACCATCCCGTGTGCCTCTTCCTCTTTGGGAAACGGGACAGGATAACTGTTCGTGTAGCAGGCCGTGCAGAACGACCGGCTCTCGCCGACCGCCCGGTACATCCCTTCCAGGGACAGGTAGCCGAGGGAGTCGGCCCGGATGTACCTCCGGATCTCGTCCACCGTGTGGGACGAGGCGATGAGCTCGGAGCGCCGCGGCGTGTCGACGCCGTAGTAGCACGGCCCGACCGTGGGCGCCGACGAGATCCGCATGTGCACCTCGCGCGCCCCCGCCGATCGGACCATCGAAACGATCTTGCGGCTGGTGGTGCCGCGCACGATCGAGTCGTCGATCAGCACGACCCGCTTGCCTTCCAGCAGCGCCCGCACCGGGTTGAGCTTCAGCCGCACGCCGAAGTGGCGGATCGACTGGCGCGGCTCGATGAACGTGCGCCCGACGTAATGGTTGCGCACCAGCCCGAACTCCAGGGGGATGCGGGATTCCTCCGAGAAGCCGAGGGCGGCGTACATCCCCGAGTCCGGCACCGGCACCACGACGTCGGCCTCGAGCGGCTGCTCGCGGGCCAGCTCGCGCCCCAGGCGCTTGCGGATCTCGTGCACGCCGCGGCCGAAGACCCGCGAGTCGGGACGCGAGAAGTAGACGTACTCGAAGATGCACTGCGACACGGGCTCCGGCGGGAACGGGCGGTACGACTTCACCCCGGCGGAGCTGATCACGACCATCTCCCCCGGCTCGACGTCGCGCACGAAGGTCGCGTCGATGAAATCGAAGGCGCACGACTCCGAGCTGATGATCTGCGCGTCGCCCAGCCTCCCGAGGGACAGGGGCCGGAAGCCGCGCGGGTCGCGCACCCCGATGATCCGGTCCCGCGCGATGAAGACGAGCGAGTAGGCTCCCTTCACCTGCTTCAGGGCGTCCACGATGGCGGCCTCGAGATCGTCCTGCCGCGAGCGCGCGATCAGGTGCAGGACGACCTCGGTGTCGCTGTTGGTGCGGAAGATCGAGCCGTCCTTCTCCAGGGCGTCGCGCAGGGAATAGGCGTTGACCAGG
This window harbors:
- a CDS encoding acyl-ACP desaturase codes for the protein MTTQATSNASGGHAAARPYVPARPTIPLDDVLLADRFNKFELGARKIRWDDQGPVQIDWSQFDRSKLTLDNLLVVKLVTFVESYADVYTSLLLENFCTNDTMATFFQLWEREESNHAEKLVKYLETVGLDREDLRVALQRPRSRKFTVPYIQSPLQANCFTYCQELLTAFFYQMFRRTVQEPLLNEILVKIIADEWRHFHWYENVLKMHLETDRKKTIEECIPVFENFAMPGNQILGAEYEILTDEIIKRMRFSTSEIFQIGRTITSTFGLIEGGRMIARSSYARDMKDVVMRKKPAKPQHEEIVRSFTADLEKALGASPA
- the purF gene encoding amidophosphoribosyltransferase is translated as MAQTPPTSRTEDDDRFHDECGVFGVFHHPEAANLTYLGLHGLQHRGQESAGIVSSSGDRLYEEKGMGHVARIFKKKQLRRLKGDLAIGHVRYATAGKSSLVNAQPLLIDSCKGELGIAHNGNLVNAYSLRDALEKDGSIFRTNSDTEVVLHLIARSRQDDLEAAIVDALKQVKGAYSLVFIARDRIIGVRDPRGFRPLSLGRLGDAQIISSESCAFDFIDATFVRDVEPGEMVVISSAGVKSYRPFPPEPVSQCIFEYVYFSRPDSRVFGRGVHEIRKRLGRELAREQPLEADVVVPVPDSGMYAALGFSEESRIPLEFGLVRNHYVGRTFIEPRQSIRHFGVRLKLNPVRALLEGKRVVLIDDSIVRGTTSRKIVSMVRSAGAREVHMRISSAPTVGPCYYGVDTPRRSELIASSHTVDEIRRYIRADSLGYLSLEGMYRAVGESRSFCTACYTNSYPVPFPKEEEAHGMVSGRR